One stretch of Tenrec ecaudatus isolate mTenEca1 chromosome 18, mTenEca1.hap1, whole genome shotgun sequence DNA includes these proteins:
- the PRPF31 gene encoding U4/U6 small nuclear ribonucleoprotein Prp31: MSLADELLADLEEAAEEEEGGSYGEEEEEPTIEDVQEETQLDLSGDSVKSIAKLWDSKMFAEIMMKIEEYISKQAKASEVMGPVEAAPEYRVIVDANNLTVEIENELNIIHKFIRDKYSKRFPELESLVPNALDYIRTVKELGNSLDKCKNNENLQQILTNATIMVVSVTASTTQGQQLSEEELERLEEACDMALELNASKHRIYEYVESRMSFIAPNLSIIIGASTAAKIMGVAGGLTNLSKMPACNIMLLGAQRKTLSGFSSTSVLPHTGYIYHSDIVQSLPPDLRRKAARLVAAKCTLAARVDSFHESPEGKVGYELKDEIERKFDKWQEPPPVKQVKPLPAPLDGQRKKRGGRRYRKMKERLGLTEIRKQANRMSFGEIEEDAYQEDLGFSLGHLGKSGSGRVRQTQVNEATKARISKTLQRTLQKQSVVYGGKSTIRDRSSGTASSVAFTPLQGLEIVNPQAAEKKVAEANQKYFSSMAEFLKVKGEKSGIMST, encoded by the exons ATGTCCCTGGCAGACGAGCTCTTGGCCGACCTGGAGGAGGCggctgaagaagaggaaggagggagctatggggaggaggaggaggagccgaCCATCGAGGACGTGCAGGAGGAGACGCAGCTGGACCTCTCAGGGGATTCGGTCAAGAGCATCGCCAAGCTATGGGACAGCAAGATG TTTGCCGAGAtcatgatgaagatcgaggagtaCATCAGCAAGCAGGCCAAAGCCTCCGAAG TGATGGGCCCGGTAGAGGCGGCCCCTGAATACCGGGTCATCGTGGATGCCAACAACCTGACCGTGGAGATCGAGAATGAGCTAA ACATCATCCACAAGTTCATCCGGGACAAGTACTCCAAGCGGTTCCCTGAGCTGGAGTCCCTGGTGCCCAACGCCCTGGATTACATCCGCACCGTGAAG gagctgGGCAACAGCCTGGATAAGTGCAAGAACAATGAAAACCTGCAGCAGATCCTAACCAACGCCACCATCATGGTCGTCAGCGTCACcgcctccaccacccaggg gcAGCAGCTGTCGGAGGAGGAGCTGGAGCGGCTGGAGGAGGCGTGTGACATGGCCCTGGAGCTGAACGCCTCCAAGCACCGGATCTACGAGTATGTGGAGTCCCGCATGTCCTTCATCGCCCCCAACCTCTCCATCATCATCGGGGCCTCCACCGCAGCCAAGATCATGG GCGTGGCCGGGGGCCTGACCAACCTCTCCAAGATGCCCGCCTGCAACATCATGCTGCTTGGAGCTCAGCGCAAGACGCTCTCGGGCTTCTCGTCCACTTCCGTGCTGCCCCACACGGGCTACATCTATCACAGTGACATCGTACAGTCCCTGCCCCCG GACCTCCGTCGGAAGGCAGCGCGGCTCGTGGcggccaagtgcacgctagcagCGAGAGTGGACAGCTTCCACGAGAGCCCGGAGGGCAAG GTGGGCTACGAGCTGAAGGATGAGATAGAGCGCAAGTTCGACAAGTGGCAGGAGCCGCCGCCCGTGAAGCAGGTGAAGCCGCTGCCGGCGCCCCTGGATGGACAGCGCAAGAAGCGGGGTGGCCGCAG GTACCGAAAGATGAAGGAGAGGCTGGGTCTGACAGAGATCCGCAAGCAGGCCAACCGCATGAGCTTCGGAGAG ATCGAGGAGGACGCCTACCAGGAGGACCTGGGCTTCAGCCTGGGGCACCTGGGCAAGTCGGGCAGCGGGCGGGTGCGGCAGACGCAGGTGAACGAGGCCACCAAAGCCAGGATCTCCAAGACGCTGCAG CGAACCCTACAGAAGCAGAGCGTGGTGTATGGCGGCAAGTCCACCATCCGGGACCGCTCCTCCGGCACTGCCTCCAGCGTGGCCTTCACGCCGCTCCAG ggcctgGAGATCGTAAACCCACaggcagcagagaagaaggtggcggAAGCCAACCAGAAGTACTTCTCCAGCATGGCCGAGTTCCTCAAGGTGAAGGGCGAGAAGAGCGGCATCATGTCCACCTGA